The Alosa sapidissima isolate fAloSap1 chromosome 5, fAloSap1.pri, whole genome shotgun sequence genome has a window encoding:
- the LOC121709232 gene encoding odorant receptor 131-2-like, with amino-acid sequence MASTNQSSEGSAVVHQQMFKVELNEGPLSKLVVAILMSLLFICINSIMFHTLLSKPVFRELPRYILFAHMLCNDTVQLWIVSLLYILSLNVQKIPKAVCSLFVVISATTARVSVLNLGLMSFERYVAICFPLRHSEMATQKMTGLSIAIIWLLGCISPAIDILYALIVNPASFKDSMFCTRERFIFAPWQRDVFEGLNGFFFVAVTAIIVFTYISVIVAARSASADKESAKKAQRTVLLHLGQLVLCLNSLLYGTIERALAMTSSSRLFMDLRYLNYLFVLILPRCLSPLIYGLRDNAVRPLFLYYVRCGTQKVKPSVTAH; translated from the coding sequence ATGGCTTCGACCAATCAGTCCAGTGAAGGCTCTGCCGTGGTGCATCAGCAGATGTTTAAGGTGGAACTGAATGAAGGTCCGCTGTCTAAACTTGTTGTGGCCATTCTCATGTCCCTGCTTTTCATCTGCATCAACAGCATCATGTTTCACACTCTCTTGAGTAAGCCTGTGTTTAGAGAGCTGCCTCGCTATATCCTCTTTGCCCACATGCTCTGCAATGACACAGTTCAATTGTGGATTGTATCactgctctatattttgtctttAAATGTGCAGAAGATTCCTAAGGCTGTTTGTTCACTGTTCGTTGTCATATCTGCAACTACAGCCCGTGTTTCTGTTTTAAACCTTGGTTTGATGTCTTTTGAGCGGTATGTGGCAATTTGTTTCCCTTTACGCCACAGCGAGATGGCAACACAGAAAATGACAGGTTTATCGATTGCCATAATCTGGTTGTTAGGCTGCATAAGTCCTGCGATAGATATCTTATATGCGCTGATAGTGAATCCAGCATCTTTTAAAGACTCCATGTTCTGTACTCGAGAGAGGTTTATTTTCGCACCATGGCAGAGAGATGTGTTTGAAGGGCTCAATGGGTTTTTCTTTGTGGCTGTGACAGCCATTATCGTCTTCACATATATCAGTGTTATAGTGGCAGCTCGATCTGCCTCAGCAGATAAAGAGTCTGCTAAGAAAGCTCAGAGAACAGTCCTACTGCACCTTGGTCAGTTAGTACTTTGTCTAAACAGTTTGTTGTATGGAACTATAGAGAGGGCCTTGGCTATGACCAGCAGCAGTCGTCTGTTCATGGACCTGCGCTACCTGAATTATCTCTTTGTTCTCATTCTGCCTCGGTGCCTGAGCCCCCTGATCTACGGCCTGAGAGACAATGCTGTTCGGCCCTTATTCCTCTACTATGTCAGGTGTGGAACCCAAAAGGTTAAACCCTCTGTAACGGCACACTAG
- the LOC121709229 gene encoding odorant receptor 131-2-like: protein MASTNQSSEGSAVVHQQMFKVELNEGPLSKLVVAILMSLLFICINSIMFHTLMSKPVFRELPRYILFAHMLCNDTVQLWIVSLLYILSLNVQKIPKAVCSLFVVISATTARVSVLNLGLMSLERYVAICFPLRHSEMATQKMTGLSIAIIWVLGCISPAIDILYAMIVSPTSFKDSMFCTRERFIFAPWQRDVFEGLNGFFFVAVTAIIVFTYISVIVAARSASADKESAKKAQRTVLLHLGQLVLCLNSLLFGTIERALAMASSSSRLFMDLRYVNFLFVLILPRCLSPLIYGLRDNAVRPLFLYYVRCGTQKVKPSVTAH from the coding sequence ATGGCTTCGACCAATCAGTCCAGTGAAGGCTCTGCCGTGGTGCATCAGCAGATGTTTAAGGTGGAACTGAATGAAGGTCCGCTGTCTAAACTTGTTGTGGCCATTCTCATGTCCCTGCTTTTCATCTGCATCAACAGTATCATGTTTCACACTCTCATGAGTAAGCCTGTGTTTAGAGAGCTGCCTCGCTATATCCTCTTTGCCCACATGCTCTGCAATGACACAGTTCAATTGTGGATTGTATCactgctctatattttgtctttAAATGTGCAGAAGATTCCTAAAGCTGTTTGTTCACTGTTCGTTGTCATATCTGCAACTACAGCCCGTGTTTCTGTTTTAAACCTTGGTTTGATGTCTCTTGAGCGGTATGTGGCAATTTGTTTCCCTTTACGCCACAGCGAGATGGCAACACAGAAAATGACAGGTTTATCGATTGCCATAATCTGGGTTTTAGGCTGCATAAGTCCTGCGATAGATATCTTATATGCAATGATAGTGAGTCCCACATCTTTTAAAGACTCCATGTTCTGTACTCGAGAGAGGTTTATTTTCGCACCATGGCAGAGAGATGTGTTTGAAGGGCTCAATGGGTTTTTCTTTGTGGCTGTGACAGCCATTATTGTCTTCACGTATATCAGTGTTATAGTGGCAGCTCGATCTGCCTCAGCAGATAAAGAGTCTGCTAAGAAAGCTCAGAGAACAGTCCTACTGCACCTTGGTCAGTTAGTACTTTGTCTCAACAGTTTGTTGTTTGGAACTATAGAGAGAGCCCTGGCTatggccagcagcagcagtcgtCTATTCATGGACCTGCGCTACGTGAACTTTCTCTTTGTTCTCATTCTGCCTCGGTGCCTGAGCCCCCTGATCTACGGTCTGAGAGACAATGCTGTTCGGCCCTTATTCCTCTACTATGTCAGGTGTGGAACCCAAAAGGTTAAACCCTCTGTAACGGCACACTAG
- the LOC121709233 gene encoding odorant receptor 131-2-like — translation MALTNQSSEGSALVHQQMFKVELNEGPLSKLVVAILMSLLFICINSIMFHTLMSKPVFRELPRYILFAHMLCNDTVLMLLVSVLYVLSLNLQKIPKAVCSLIVLMSATMVRISAVNLGVMSLERYVAICFPLRHSEMATQKMTVVSIAVMWILCCISPAIGILYALVQSPASFKDSMFCTQQVFFMAPWQVTLFQGLNGFFFVAVTAIIFFTYISVIVAARSASAEKDSTKKAQRTVLLHLGQLVLCLNSLLYGTIERALAMTSSSRLFMDLRYLNYLFVLILPRCLSPLIYGLRDDAVRPLFLYYVRCGTQKVKPSVTAH, via the coding sequence ATGGCTTTGACCAATCAGTCCAGTGAAGGCTCTGCCCTGGTGCATCAGCAGATGTTTAAGGTGGAACTGAATGAGGGGCCGCTGTCTAAACTTGTTGTGGCCATTCTCATGTCCCTGCTTTTCATCTGCATCAACAGTATCATGTTTCACACTCTCATGAGTAAGCCTGTGTTTAGAGAGCTGCCTCGCTATATCCTGTTTGCCCACATGCTCTGCAATGACACGGTTCTGATGCTGCTTGTCTCCGTGCTCTACGTCTTATCTTTAAATTTGCAGAAGATTCCTAAGGCTGTTTGTTCACTGATCGTTCTCATGTCGGCGACCATGGTTCGCATTTCTGCTGTAAACCTGGGTGTGATGTCGCTTGAACGCTATGTGGCTATTTGTTTTCCTTTACGCCACAGTGAGATGGCAACACAGAAAATGACAGTTGTTTCAATTGCTGTAATGTGGATATTATGTTGCATAAGTCCTGCGATAGGTATTTTATATGCACTGGTACAGAGTCCCGCATCTTTTAAAGACTCAATGTTCTGCACTCAGCAGGTGTTTTTTATGGCACCATGGCAAGTTACTCTCTTTCAAGGGCTCAATGGGTTTTTCTTTGTGGCTGTGACAGCCATTATCTTCTTCACATATATCAGTGTTATAGTGGCAGCTCGATCTGCCTCAGCAGAAAAAGACTCGACTAAGAAAGCTCAGAGAACAGTCCTACTGCACCTTGGTCAGTTAGTACTTTGTCTAAACAGTTTGTTGTATGGAACTATAGAGAGAGCCTTGGCTATGACCAGCAGCAGTCGTCTGTTCATGGACCTGCGCTACCTGAATTATCTCTTTGTTCTCATTCTGCCTCGGTGCCTGAGCCCCCTGATCTATGGCCTGAGAGACGATGCTGTACGACCCTTATTCCTCTACTATGTCAGGTGTGGAACCCAAAAGGTCAAGCCCTCTGTAACCGCACACTAG